tatctcaTTGCTTCAAAATTGAGCTTTCAAACAACTGACACATTGAGTCTATAGGTAAGTGAATTAAAAGCACGTCTAGATATGCATTAAGATATCTAACATCAAGACCATATATACCGAAGTATACATGTGTATAGACACACATAAAACATTTGgatttatactatatttatgTAAAGCTAATACACTATGTTAGAGAATTAGTATTTGACTAACAAAGggtgttaaaagttaaaaaaacactTTTGTACGGTGTGTATATGTGCTGATGCTGAAATTCTCCACTTTGAGTCTTTGACTACACAAGCCCACTATTCACCCTTTTCCATTAAATTATTACACCATATCTAATCTATTCTTATATTACCCCAAATTCTCTTATGCCAAGGTTCGAATCTTGGCCTTCTATCCAAGAGGCATAAGCATCTACCAAGTAGACTTGTCACACATTGGCgtcaatatattagttattaggCTAGAATGATTCCTAGCAAGAATAAAgtctatatatcttttttttttttaacaacaagaAGAGATGtatttcattaataataaagtttatatatcTAAAGGAAAAAACATCACTGTGTATAGCTTGCAGACTCAAAAAACTTGGCCTAAAAGAATTCAAGAGTgcatttttatttctaattattCTCTTTTAAACTCATCGTTGTtccgttttatataaaaatatatatttttctttcactAACCATACAAATAGAATAGTTGTATCtacaccattaaaaaaaataaaaaatagttgtaTCTATCTCGTTCGGCATACAATTATACAAGGGATACAAggataaaacttttttatttattggatTAAAAGAGAGTGTGTAGGCTTgtctttttttgaacattagtGTGTAGGCTTGTCACTTCAAAGTATGGGACTCATCTTACTCTTTGAATTTAAATGCCTCACAAAATAACACAAATTTATTTGCTGTGACCAATGACAGTATCACACCACCAACCGTCCATTTCTTTTCCCCCCAAAATTAAAGTCACATTTTCCCCCAACTTACCAACTCCTCTCTACCCCTATCTCTTTTTTTTACAAGAGAGATTGTGGTCAAACCATTGCTCAAGACCAGATTTACAAACTTTCTCAAAACAAAGATCTAAAATCTTTCAATCTCCAACAAATTTTTTACACAATCTCTATCGTCTCAAGCTACAAACCGTTGGCCATCTACAAAACACACTTGTGGACCAATCGAAGCTACTACCGATGCCTCTTACTAGGTTTGTTACttttgactctttttttttccttcaaagTGATGACTGACGATATGAGGTTCGTTTTAACCTTTTAACCTGGAAATTTTAACCTGGAAAAACGGTTTAAATCTGGCTAAATATGAAATACCGAGTTCGTACCGAGTTTCGGTTTAAATGTGGTGGTTCATCTAACCATCTACCAGTTTGTCCGTACCGAGTTTGTTTTGACTTGAATTTCAGCAAAATGGAATTTAGCGAGTTTGTACCGAGTTTGTATTAGATGATTGGATGAACCACCACATCAATTATCGTTTTAACCTTTAAGCTAGAAAACTTTCGTTTTCTTTTGGCTTTCTGCTTTAATGTTTAATTTACAATCATTAGTCTTTCCATTAAATGATTGGTATAGCTAGGTTTTTAACTTGAAAATTTATGCACTAGTATAATTTTTAACTTGGTGTTAGCTTTGCTTTTCCAGATTAATTTATATTCATGTGTGTTTTATAGCTATGTATGGTTTAATTTGTTGATTTATTAGTGTTCTGTTTTGTTGTCTTTAGATTAGTTTTACTGATGGTTTAagtgatatttatatttttttgttgtagTTGAAGAtgcatttaaaatttttgagaTATAGATAAGTAATAGCCTATCACAAACCACTCGTTTTCTCTATGGATTCTTCGCATCACTTTATCCCAACCTAAGTCTCGGTGCATAAACGATAAGTCGTGCAACACCACTAATGCTTTTCTTTTACTAATGGTTTAagtgataattatattttttgttacttATACCCCATGCAACAAATGATATACTATTAGTTGCAGTGTCTTTATTGAGAGTAGGTTATATCTGATACAAATTTTtacttacaaaatatataccTCTCTTTATCTCTTCATCATCgtatcttcttcttcatcatcctatctttttcttttgctgCTTTTCATCTTCACATCTCCTTCTTCAAGCTCCTTCTTGCACACTTACAGCCACTTAGCTCTTTTTTCACAACACCAACTAACCTTCCCTAAATTTACACTCACCACATCATCATGGATGGATTTATAACGTTCATcagttttaaaagttaaaacaacaCTTTTGTACGGTGTGTATATGTGCTGATGCTGAAATTCTCCACTTTGAGTCTTTGACTACACAAATCCACTATTCACCCTTTTCCATTAAATTATTACACCATATCTAATCTATTCTTATATTACCCCAAATTTTCTATCCAAGAGGCATAAACATCTACTAAGGTTCGAACTTTGGCCTTCTATCCAAGAGGCATAAACATCTACTAAGTGGACTAGTCCCACATTGGCgtcaatatattagttattaggCTAGAATGATTCCTAGCAAGAATAAAGtctaaatatctttttttttaacaacaaaaagagatatatttcattaataataaagtctatatatctaaaagaaaaaacatcaCTGTGTATAGCTTGCAGATTCAAAAAACTTGGCCTGAAAGAATTCAAGAGTgcatttttatttctaattattCTCTTTTAAACTCATCGTTGTTCTTGTTGGAGTCAAGTTGCTCATCTATCCGGGAGAACTCGGATTGTACTTTTACATACAAACATAGgtatttttaaaatcatatgtaatagaactttaaaaatatcctccaaacttcaaattttagcataattgtttaaaaatagtaacataataaatcaaaatttgaaaactaaaCGTAAGATTAGTTGATGGAATCAtgtttcatcatcattttgtgCATATTAAGGTAAGAGAATTTGTGACTCGGACTCGACTCAACGAGGTGAAGAGTTAGGAGTTTATTTTGGGTACTTGACCGACTAGGGGAGTTTTACAACCATGGTTCATATAGAGTCAACAATAGCTGTCAACTTCAACCATTGTAGTGTTGTACAACCacattatatatgtgtgtgtttctgTGTATGTGGTCAACTAACCATTGACTAGTTGATAGTGATACGAGTATTTAGAACGAGTACTTACTTTATTGGTATTAGTGAACCTGTGTAAGTGGTGGTAGGTAATGTAATTTATATGGCTAttcattttcctttctttttgaatctgtttttttcttttttcctctCAAGACCAGATAGTACAAAACTTTCACAAAAACAAAGATCTAAAAGGGTTCATCCCCAAGAATCTATTTACTCCATCTCTCTCGTGTCAAGCTATAAGCGACTGGCTAGTTAAAACAAGCGCTTGTATCTAAATGTGAACAGGTAATGAAAAACTTGATTGtcgatatatatatttccttttCAAATATACCTTTTTGGTATTTGatctcttcatcttcttttctcACTCATCTCAGAAAACCATAACTGCTACCGCTCAGATTCACCGCCGGCAACAAGTTTCGGCCACATTCACAACACCAACTAACCCTTCCCAAATTTACACTCACCAAAGCATCATGGTTCGATTCATAATGTTAGTTGCAAAAACTGGTAAAATATATTGATAGAGCGACAGGCTAAACAATGTTGGACATATAAAGATGCAACGACGTACAAATTGTTGAGAGCAAACGATTCAAGACCCTACATGGATGTAGGAATGGATGATCAGAATAATTCTCTAGTACTGTATCGTTATCCTACTGCTGCTAACAAAGTGGTATACATATACATCAAACCATATATTATTGCTTTtctttattacgagtattattattattgtcattattatttttgccTAAAGTGTTTGAAATTACTGTActacttatctatactatattataaagcagatcttcCTTGTTGAAAGTCCCAAGTTTGCAACAATCAAAacagattaaataaaagatataagataagaaaataaacacgtttaactatatgtatattaattaaacagtaAATACATGAttggtttacaaagaagaaaattgaaaatacttgttaagtttttgatacacaaaaacttaaatgtTCTACAATAAGAAACAtacacaaagtgacaattgcAGAACTACACCAACAAGggttgcggctaggtcaagtgattccttatatAAGCAGAGAtgagaatcacatgacaacccaatagatgttgatacctcaaggttgtcaaccatctattggtggatctaTCAGATCTGCAGGGTTCTCtatcttcatcttgtttgtttccaaatccggtatgagagagaaagacCCAGGTACCGTTTTGGTACATGATCACATGTCTTCAATCttcttgatcaacacgtgtcttTAGGACCActcttcttatcttcattttcccgcCCATATTTGACTTGCAAATAtaacggtgagtcattgaacttatcctttaacttGAAGATAATATTGATCGCTGAAAGATCGCTGAAGAAGTTACTCGCTGAGGACTCGCTGAagaagagacttgctgagtctctcagcgaatccataactcgacaatctccccctattcgctgaggagacttagctgagTAAAAGGCTTGCACTAACAAGTATTTGACACAAGATTTTTGGTAcaatgctgattttatatatgacaaATAATTTACAAATACAGCAgagtaaaattacaaatattaaTCTACTCCCACACAGATTCTTGCTTTGCTTCAATGAAGGCCTTATCCTTTTGTCTTTCAGACTTCATTAATTCTTGATCAATTAGCTTGATGaatcttggattgtttgaagTCCTCGAGCAATACTTTCTTAATTTAACAAGAAATCCAGAGGGAGCGATGGGAATTTCACTGGTCCTGAAGAAGAGttcatgaccatgaacattACAAAAGCAGAAACCTCCCAGATCTTCACTGTACAATCCTTCCACGAACAGTAATCTTGAAGGCATGCGAAGGTTGAGCGATGATTCCTCCCCAATATTAGATTTTGGTAAAGCTCTAAGCATAGTGGGGAGGGAGGAAGTAACCTGACCAGAAGCTGTCCTCTTGACACCACTTCTTGGTTGCTGAGGAGGAGGATATGGATGTCTGGCAGCGCTGAGCAAGGAATCTTCAACTTTGTATTTCTTTTCCAACTTCCTTGTTTGCTTGATTTGGTCACCAGCCATCTTCAGTAATGGATCATACACAACAGTTTTATTGTCTTTTATCAGCTTGTAGATCTCGATCCATTCAGTAGGCCCAAGAGTATCTAATTTGACATTCTTTAGAGTAAACATCCTAGGCATACCTTTCCTTTGTATTTGAAGATTTATTCCTTGCTGAGTAAGAGAAGGCTTGACCCACAAGATCTCTTCATTTCTTTGCCTTCTTTCTCTTGAGTCAAGATAAGTCTGTCGTGCATTGTTCTTCTCAGCAAAgaattcttcttctttctttcttaatgCCTCCAAGCCACCAGACTGCTGAGCAAGtctttttgtttcttcatcAGCATTCTTAAGTTCTTCACCAACAATCTGCTCACTTATGAACTTTCGAGAGAGCTCTTCTTGAATTTTCGTTTGCTTCAACTCTTCTTGAATGACGATCTCTGTTGGAGTAAGTTCAGCAGTTGCTGGCGGGAAAGATGAGACTTTAGGAAAAGCTCCAGACAAGAGTTTTTCTTGTTGTTCCCTTGCTGATGTAGAAACTTTGAGTGGATTGCTTTGAGTAGACACGTCTGCTTTGCCCTTGTCTTTGTTGGCAAACCTTTTTACTAGTGCAGTGTGGAACTCATTAGTTGGCCTGAAGGAAGACACATTTATTGGCCTCGCTGGCACATCCTCAGCGGCCTTCTTTTCAACTTCagcttgctccccctcaacagtTGCTGCCGGTTCTACAACCTTCTCagcattatcattattgttttgttCTTGGAGAGCATCTCCCACTTTATCATTTTTGGTTGCTGGGATCTCCTCAGCAGTAgtctcccccttggaagtagcaTAGGAACCAACTACTTCCACTTTCTCTTTCTTGAGGAGACCCAGCATTTCAGTCATTAAGCCCTTTAGGCTGCCCACTTCTTCTTCCAGTTTCTTGGTCCTGCTGACAGACTCATCAAGGACCTTTTTGTCAACAGCGACCTGGAAGGGGGACTTGGAGAAAAGTGAAGTTTTAAGAGAGGAGATTTCATTTGTGAGAGTGCTGAGAAAGTTTTTTTGACTATGAGATAATGAGTTGATGGAGTGTTGTAGTTGATTGAGATGAACGGTGAAAAGAATGTTGGATTGGGAGAGTTGTTCAAGCGATGATAAAAGACCAGGCGTTTCATTGGCCATCATTGATTTAGAAATTTGTTCTTTCAAGTTATCAAGCGAGGCAGAAATGGAAGAGTTAGAAACACTGACCCTTTTCATGCTGGCATCAAGTAAGTTTTGATTGCGATGAAGGAGGCGCTCATGAAAGAGAGTTTGAGCATGCCGAGCCTTTGTAATTTGAAAGATGGCATCCTTTTGCTCAGCAAGCTCATCAATAATAGTATCATTTCCAGCAACCACATCCTTAAGTTTAAAGTGTACTTCCTTGTGCATATTTGCCACTTGATCAACCAACCATCCATATAAATAGCCTTGTCTGTTTCCCTGGCTTTGACAAATTTGTACTCTCCTCAAAAGTTCATGTAGTTGGCATGTCTTTACATAATCAAGTCCAGGTACTTCGACAGCAGTGAAGGCTATCTGAAGTTCCTCATCAGCTAGAAGAACCTGAAGAGACTTCAGCGAGACAGGATACCTGGAACATGGTATCTTGAAGAAGTctggatgatgaagaggagGCACTTCCATAATAATGTCATCATCAACTTCTTCAGTTTCAGCATAGGCACCTGGCCTAATCCTCTGATTGGAGCACAAGTCCTTTCTTCTTGTCAACTCCTCTTCAGAAACATCACTTTGGAATTCCCCATAGTGACCTACTTGATCAAATTCAGCTGTAGGCCTTGGAGAGAAGCTAGGAGGAGGAGGCATCTCAGCCAAGAAGATAGGGAGCTCTTCATCATGCTTGGGAGAAGAAGCCATGATAATATAACCCAAATCATTATCCAGAAAATCACCAACAATAACTTCTTCTTCACTTTCTTCAGCGGCAGCGAGTGTGATTTCAGCATGTGAATCTTGTGGtatgaaaataatttattttataaaatgctTCAGCACCTCTTTTTAAGAGAAGAATTTAATTTTGGTGCTGAGACATATTTTTAGAGAATGAAGGTCAGCGATCTTATGACTAACATAAGGTCGCTGAcaaaaacaagttttggcaaattgtcagccatcaacggattttataagtctttaccaacAGCCGTTTGCTgttggactagatgaagacttttagctcttcattgcttttattttgctttttcctaaagcaacaaggatcaacggattttagaagtctttactaataaccgtttgctattggactagatggaaacttttggctatccattgcctttgttttgcttttttccaaagcaacagggatcaacggattttagaagtctttaccaataaccgtttgctattggactagatggaaacttttggatttccattgcctttgttttgctttttcccaaagcaacagggatcaacgagTAAGACAAACTCACTTGCTGAGTAGCAGACATGACAATGATGTCGCTGATTATTCCTAACTTGCTTACAAGCAGTTTGAATCTAGTTTCATCCAAGGGTTTAGTAAAGATGTCAGCTAGTTGATCATCAGTTGGAATGaaatagatttcaacatctcctttcatgacatgatcacgaatgaagtgatatcgaatatcaatatgcttggttttggagtgctgaacaggattgtgtgtaatagcaatagcacttgtatTATCACACATGATTGGAATTTTAGAGTATTCCAAATCATAATCAGCGAGTTGATGCTTCATCCAAAGCATTTGAGCACAACAACTCGCTGCAGAGACATATTATGCCTCACTTGTGGAGATGGAGACAGTATGTTGCTTTTTACTGGTCCAACTAGTTAGTCTTCCTCCCAGCAGTTGGCAACCACCACTggtgcttttgcgatcaagcatgcatccagcatagtcagaattAGAGAATCCAACAAGATCAAAGTTGGAATCTctaggataccaaagaccaaagGTGGGTGTACCTTTATGATATTTGAAGATTCGCTTTACAACGAGGAGGTGAGACTCTCGTGGAGAGGCCTGATAGCGAGCACAGAGACATGTGGAGAACATAATGTCAGGGTGACTCGCTGTAAGATACATGAGCGatccaatcatgcctctatagtaAGTGGGATTTACATGCTTCCCATTTGGGTCAGCATGAAGGTTATTGGGAGGAGTCATAGGAGTGCGTTTGGGAGTGACATGGGTGAAGTCAAACTTATGCAACATATCCctaatgtatttttcttggttgatgAAAATGCTTGTGGGAAGTtgcttaatttgtaaacctaagaagaaGGTTAACTcgcccatcatactcatttcaagcGTACTTGACATAAGAGTACTGAACATCTTACACAGCTTAGGAGAAAGGGAATCAAAgattatgtcatcaacatatatttgaacataCAAAGCATGAGCTTTCTCTTTGTAAATAAAGAGGGTGCTATCTATGGTTCCTCTATGAAATCCATGGTCTTAAAAAAATGAAGAGAGGgtatcataccaagctctgggagcctGTTTGAGACCATAAAGAGCTTTATTGAGCTTGTAGACATAGTGAGGATGCTTTGGATCCTCAAACCAGGAGGCTGCTTGACATAGACCTCTTCATCAAGAGCACCATTTAGAAAGGCACTCTTGACGTCAATCTGATAGACAATGAAGCCTTTGTAAGCAGCGTGAGCAAGAAAGAGGCGAATAGTCTCAAGACGAGcgactggagcaaaggtttcatcatagtcaatgCCTTCTGCTTGAGTATATCCTTGTGCCACCAGCCTGGCTTTGTTGCGAACAACAATACCAGCTTCATCCATTTTGTTCCTATAAACCCATCGAGTGCCAATGGGTTCCTTACATGGAGGAGGAATTAGAAACCACACATGATTTCTTTCAAATTGGGTaagttcctcttgcatggcttcaacccaggAGGGATCAACCATTGCTTCTCCAATGTTTGAAggaacaatttgagaaagaaaatttaCATAGAGACAAGTATTACTTGTCGCTGATCTGGTTTGAACACCATTGGTTGGATTACCAATTACATGGTCAAGTGGGTGGTCAGCAGTCCATTTGAGTGCAGGAGAATGAACGGAAGAGTGGGTAGGCGTAGAAGATGCGGTGGAGATGGGATCACCAGTAACTATTGGATAGCTAGAGAGATCAACAGTTAGGGTAGGTTCAGGATTGCTGACAGGAGAGTCACTGACAGGTTCTTCCTGCTGAGGATTGTCATCCTCAGCGTCTCCTAAATCAGGATTCGCTAAGGCATCATGGAAGACATCATCAACGATATTGTCAATTTCTTGAACAACTTTAGGAGCAGAATTGCTGATGGAGTCTTTTAGTATTGACCTAAGAAAAGGTTCTACTGGATCTACAAAATAGATATGAGAAGCGATGTGATCAATACTTGGAGACACATTCAAGGATGGTTCAGCAACGGGAAAATCAGCGACTGATTGCGTAGCTGTCATTTTAGGAGGATCAGCGAGGTCGCTGAGAATTTCTTCAGCAGATGATTGTTTGGGAAGATCACTTAGAGCTGAACAACTttcatcaaaagtaacatgaattgattcatccaccTTTTGAAAGCGAGTGTTAAACACTCTGAAAGCTTTGCTAATGGAAGAGTATCCCAAAAAGTAGCCATCATCAGCCTTGGGATCGAACTTTCCTAAGTGATCCtgattattaagaataaagacggGGCAACCAAAAACATAGAAATATCCGATTTGGGGTTTCTTTCCCTTAAGAATTTCATAGGCAGTCTTATCATGTCGTTTGACAATAAGACACctattttgagtgtgacaagcagtgttaactgcttctgcccaaaatTTCAATGGGAGAGATGATTCACTGAGCATAGACCTAGCAGCTTCAATAAGAGTCCTGTTTCTTCTTTCAGCTACACCATTCTGCTCAGGGGTTCGAAcagaagaaaagttttgtgCTATCCCTTGATCAGCATAAAAgctttcaagagtgtggtttctaaactcagtgccatgatcacttctgagttctttaacccgaATGCTGTTGAGGTTTTCCatctttttgataaaatttataatttcctCAGCATCTTCACTCTTCGAATGCAGAAATATagtccaagtgtatcgtgaatattcatccacaataactaaGGTATATCTGCTACCCCAGGCTTTGAACATTTATAGggccaaaaaggtccatatgaagaagatggaagCAACCATTTATAGATTTGGCCTGTTTAGTTTTGAAGGTGGCTTGATGGGTTTTACCCTTTTCACAGGCACCACAGAGCCTGTCCTTCTCATAAGTGAGAGGAGGAAGGCCTCGAACAAGATTTTTCTTGGCAAGAGAATTGATGGTTTTGAAGTtgacatgcgacatacgcttatgccataaccaattgaTTTGAGATACAAATTTCGAAAAGAAACAAGTTTCGCTGTTGGTTTTAACCGGAGTGAAATCAACTAAatagatgtctctctttctAGGAGCTATTAAGACTACCTCTTTGTCAATATTTACAACTGTGCCTTGATGCTTGTCTAGAATGACTTTATAGTCAGCATCGCACAGTTGACTAATACTGATAAGATTGTGTTTTAAACCATTCACATAGGCAACCTTTGTGAACTTTATTAGCCCATTAGAGAGAGatccatatccttcagtttgaCCAGTTGAGTTGTCACCAAACACTACTGTGGGACCATTAGTCTCCACAAAGTTATCCAGCAGGTCCTTGgatccagtcatgtgttttgaacatccactatccaaataccacacttctTTTCCTTGCAAGGCCTGCATGGATAACAATAGAAGGATTTAGGTTGAATTATTGGTATCCCTGCTAATGTCATTATCAGCAGAGGAAGAATGAGAGAGAAGagaagaatcatcatcatcatcagaagaagATATGACTGAAGTATTAATAGTTTCATCAACTGAAAGTGTTTCAGTCAGTTGATTGACCGGTGGCATGGAACTCATGGCTTCAACAGTATCTCCTTGATTGACAGAGTTTCCAGTGTCAAGAATAACCAAGCCGCCAACTTGATTATTACTTCCATATTCTACAAGGATACTGCTAGTACCATTGGAGATAATCTCTTGAGAGAAAGGAAGGGAGATTCGTTGAGAGGCAATGAATTCACCAATATTGCtttcacttaaaacaaaattattatttgaattcATGCTGGATTCTGCAAGAGGAGCTTGCATGTTGATAGTAGAAGCATGAGCAACAAGAGATGAGGAGGGATTTGGCTGAATGACAATTTCAGGAGGATTCCTGAAATTGTTGTCAGTACAGTCAGCAGCAATATGTCCTCTTTCACCGCAAAGATAACATTTTCTATTACTGGTCTGATTTAGAGTCAGAAAATCCTTAAGCTGTGAGGATAGGTCATTGACACGTTTGGTCAGCTCACAAATTTCAGGATTATTAGAGGCAGTTGATGCAGTAGAAGAagccttttttctttttgatttgagAGATGGAGACTTCTTCTGATGCAGTAAAGGAACAGACTTTGGAATAGGACCAAGAATGGATTTGTCCTTAGATTGGGCATTTGAAGATGAAGGATCAAGGTGAGTCTGAGCACTTCGCTGACCTCCTTGTTGAAGAGGTCTAACCTGCTGAGCAGATCTGAAATGCTGAGTCTCCAAAGGAGATTTTCCAGCTTGCTGTCCTTCAAATTGGGAAGGTCTGACCTGCTGAACAGGTCTGAAGTGCTGGGAGAGAGTTCCCTTTGGAACATAAATGGAGTTGGGTTGCTGATAGCGAGCGTCAGTGAACTTATTTCTCCTTTTCATTAAATGAGCATGCATAGCAGCCTTTTTGCCAGCATGAGAAGAATTTGAGGAGGAGGGTGATAGCTGAGGCGCAGGACGTTCAACAACTACAGGAGGAATGGAGGACTCAGCGGATTGACTAACAGGTACGGCTCCCTGAGGAGTACTGTAGTCATATGGAACAGCAACCTTGCTCCTTTTGAAGG
The Erigeron canadensis isolate Cc75 chromosome 2, C_canadensis_v1, whole genome shotgun sequence DNA segment above includes these coding regions:
- the LOC122587936 gene encoding uncharacterized mitochondrial protein AtMg00810-like, with protein sequence MFSTLMSSTLEMSMMGELTFFLGLQIKQLPTSIFINQEKYIRDMLHKFDFTHVTPKRTPMTPPNNLHADPNGKHVNPTYYRGMIGSLMYLTASHPDIMFSTCLCARYQASPRESHLLVVKRIFKYHKGTPTFGLWYPRDSNFDLVGFSNSDYAGCMLDRKSTSGGCQLLGGRLTSWTSKKQHTVSISTSEA